In a single window of the Zea mays cultivar B73 chromosome 5, Zm-B73-REFERENCE-NAM-5.0, whole genome shotgun sequence genome:
- the LOC118472030 gene encoding LOB domain-containing protein 13-like, with protein MPTYGMPPPDFALPMPMLAPPPPPPPPSQFPMGFQTPPASVAAPGDGSGQDDTTNSWVNTIFNTQSPAGGGGYSNHPDDGYD; from the exons atgccgacatatgggatgccgcctccggactttgcactgccaatgccaatgttggcgcctccacctccgcctccgcctccgtcacaattccctatg ggatttcagacaccacccgcttcagttgccgcacctggagatgggtctggtcaggACGACACAACAAATTCGTGGGTGAACACCAttttcaacacgcagagtccagccggaggaggtggctactcgaaccatccagacgatggatatgattga
- the LOC103626673 gene encoding uncharacterized protein, translated as MGMAPAGWVGGLVAESFFVACPAHESRKKNERNIFCLACCASICPHCAPAHRHHPLLQVRRYVYHDVVRLGDLEKLIDCSCVQTYTINSAKVIFLKPRPQSRPFKGSGNICLTCDRILQEPFHFCSLSCKVDHVMTQGGDLSNILQHYGAGGGGGGGTADPDRLAFPRFENLRVVDGSDLDDDVQVVTPDSTLEDPTNNAGGGSSDNGTDDARRQVVVHGGGEAAKRKKGGGFLPQIVLSLGGGGGGGNRRKGAPHRSPLA; from the exons ATGGGGATGGCGCCCGCCGGGTGGGTGGGCGGGCTCGTGGCGGAGAGCTTCTTCGTGGCGTGCCCCGCGCACGAGTCCCGCAAGAAGAACGAGCGCAACATCTTCTGCCTCGCCTGCTGCGCCAGCATCTGCCCGCACTGCGCCCCCGCGCACCGCCACCACCCGCTCCTCCAG GTGCGGCGCTACGtgtaccatgacgtcgtccgcctcgGCGACCTAGAGAAGCTCATCGACTGCTCCTGTGTCCAG ACCTACACAATCAACAGTGCCAAGGTGATCTTCCTGAAGCCGAGGCCGCAGTCCAGGCCTTTCAAGGGCTCCGGCAACATCTGCCTCACGTGCGACAGGATCCTCCAGGAGCCCTTCCACTTCTGCTCCCTCTCATGCAAG GTGGACCACGTGATGACGCAGGGAGGGGACCTGTCCAACATCCTGCAGCACTACGGcgccggcggtggcggtggcggtggcacgGCGGACCCGGACCGCCTCGCGTTCCCGAGGTTCGAGAACCTCCGCGTCGTCGACGGCTCGGACCTCGACGACGACGTCCAGGTCGTCACCCCAGACTCCACCCTCGAGGACCCGACCAACAACGCGGGCGGCGGGTCCAGCGACAACGGTACTGACGACGCCAGACGGCAGGTCGTCGTCCATGGCGGCGGCGAGGCGGCCAAGCGGAAGAAAGGGGGCGGCTTCTTGCCCCAGATCGTGCTGtcactcggcggcggcggcggcggcggcaacagGAGGAAGGGTGCCCCCCACAGGTCCCCTCTGGCCTAA